A stretch of the Balneola vulgaris DSM 17893 genome encodes the following:
- a CDS encoding multifunctional oxoglutarate decarboxylase/oxoglutarate dehydrogenase thiamine pyrophosphate-binding subunit/dihydrolipoyllysine-residue succinyltransferase subunit: MKSLEAVFGPNSALVEELYNQYQQNPESVPVHWRNFFDEQDGKTSNGSSSSAPKSSTQEAAKPAPAKKSDAPKSANVPKGAELEKIKGVATKIVENMDQSLEVPTATSLRVLPVKMMIEDRAVINTHLLQRNEPKASFTHFIAWAIIKALKEYPGVNNAYHFDGNNHYKVVHDQVNLGIAVDLPNKDGSRNLVVPNIKGVDKMNFREFLHAYADLIDRARNGKLGIDDYQGTTISITNPGTIGTVSSVPRLMQGQGAIIATGAIDYPAEYQSMSKEILNQLGISKVMTVTCTYDHRVIQGAESGSFLKKINDLLTGQENFYADIFSDLEIPYEPIPYSADTYSGPFGGKSDSLEYDRRAIGVWRLINMYRMRGHVLADLDPLGKDPKHVPELDLEYYGLSLWDLDREFYCGGFGGWEKAPLRDIIKLLRDTYCNDIGADYMHLLDLEERRWLREAMESTANKATLTKDDKKEILHKLNQAMAFEEFLHKKYIGHKRFSLEGADTLIPMIHAMLNRAAKNDIQKIFLGMAHRGRLNILVNIMNKPYHKVFAEFEGNIDPDSIQGSGDVKYHLGTKGIHKAPDNKEVELELLPNPSHLEAVDPVVEGAARAMQDHFDGEDAEKKILPVLMHGDAAFAGQGVVAETLNMSQLEGYKTGGTVHIIINNQIGFTTLPKDGRSTEYASDLSKMILAPIFHVNGDKPEAAVHAIQMALDYRQKFGKDVIIDLIGYRKHGHNEGDEPAFTQPGMYKEINDHPPVRDLYTEHLVKNNELTEEETKQIFDEFDKLLQEAFEDAKKSPNVDITDDLIDRTETKQTNRIEFPDTTYPVDELKDIAVKINTVPKDFDANPKLLRQLAKRAEVVDKNEKKIDWGFAEALAFGSLLKSGRTIRLTGQDVERGTFSHRHAVLHGTETSQTFTPLNNLAEDQGFFHIHNSLLSEYAAMGFEFGYSAQEKNALVIWEAQFGDFVNGAQIIIDQFLSASEAKWGQTTSLVLNLPHGYEGQGPEHSSARLERFLQLCAEDNMQVMNLTTPAQYFHMLRKQTLQEAKKPVVLMTPKSLLRHPMATSNTEELAQGKFQPFIADADVKEAKRLVICSGKVYYDLLKYRNENELNDVAITRLEQFYPFPDKDISEEFKKFSNVEDIVWCQEEPKNMGGWTFVAPRIMDILEDGQKLRYAGRQASASPAAGQKKVHEAEQLSLVENALKG, encoded by the coding sequence TTGAAATCTCTTGAAGCCGTTTTCGGTCCTAATTCAGCTTTAGTCGAAGAGCTATATAATCAATATCAGCAGAACCCTGAATCAGTGCCTGTACATTGGAGAAACTTCTTTGATGAACAAGACGGAAAAACTAGTAACGGTTCATCCTCGTCGGCACCAAAATCATCTACACAGGAAGCGGCGAAACCTGCTCCTGCAAAAAAATCAGATGCTCCAAAATCAGCGAATGTACCAAAGGGTGCTGAGCTCGAGAAAATCAAAGGTGTTGCTACAAAGATTGTAGAAAACATGGACCAAAGCTTGGAAGTACCAACAGCTACCTCTTTGAGAGTGCTTCCAGTAAAAATGATGATTGAAGATAGAGCGGTTATCAACACCCACCTACTTCAACGCAATGAGCCAAAAGCATCATTCACACACTTTATTGCTTGGGCTATTATTAAAGCCTTAAAAGAATATCCGGGTGTAAACAATGCATACCATTTTGATGGCAACAACCATTACAAAGTTGTTCATGATCAAGTGAACTTAGGTATTGCCGTTGATTTACCAAATAAAGATGGCTCTCGTAACCTTGTTGTTCCTAACATCAAGGGCGTAGACAAAATGAATTTCCGTGAATTCCTTCACGCCTATGCAGATCTCATCGATCGTGCTAGAAATGGTAAACTTGGCATTGATGATTACCAAGGAACCACCATCAGTATTACCAATCCAGGTACTATTGGTACGGTTTCTTCTGTACCTCGCCTAATGCAAGGCCAAGGCGCTATAATTGCAACGGGTGCTATCGATTACCCAGCTGAATATCAGTCGATGTCTAAAGAGATTTTGAACCAACTAGGTATCAGCAAAGTAATGACTGTTACTTGTACGTATGATCACCGTGTGATTCAAGGGGCTGAATCAGGTTCATTCCTAAAGAAAATCAATGACCTCCTAACTGGTCAAGAAAATTTCTACGCTGATATCTTTAGCGATTTAGAAATCCCATACGAACCCATTCCTTATTCAGCGGATACCTACTCTGGTCCATTTGGTGGCAAGTCTGATTCGTTAGAATATGATCGTCGTGCTATTGGTGTTTGGCGCTTAATTAACATGTACCGCATGCGTGGACATGTTCTTGCCGACTTAGATCCACTAGGAAAAGATCCAAAGCATGTACCTGAACTTGATCTTGAATACTACGGCTTATCGCTTTGGGATTTAGATCGCGAGTTTTATTGTGGTGGTTTTGGGGGATGGGAAAAAGCACCTCTTCGCGATATCATCAAGTTACTGAGAGATACTTATTGTAACGACATTGGTGCTGATTACATGCACCTGCTCGATTTAGAAGAACGCCGTTGGTTGCGTGAGGCCATGGAGTCTACCGCCAACAAAGCAACTCTTACTAAAGACGACAAAAAAGAGATTTTGCATAAACTCAACCAAGCCATGGCTTTCGAAGAGTTTCTGCACAAAAAATATATCGGGCATAAACGATTCTCATTGGAAGGTGCTGATACCTTAATCCCAATGATTCATGCTATGCTTAACAGAGCTGCTAAGAATGATATTCAAAAAATATTCTTAGGTATGGCTCACCGTGGTAGATTGAATATTCTCGTAAATATCATGAATAAGCCTTACCACAAAGTTTTTGCTGAATTCGAAGGCAACATCGATCCAGATTCAATTCAAGGATCAGGTGATGTTAAGTATCACTTAGGTACCAAAGGCATCCACAAAGCTCCTGATAACAAAGAAGTTGAGCTTGAGTTATTACCAAACCCAAGTCACTTAGAAGCGGTTGACCCTGTAGTTGAAGGGGCTGCACGTGCTATGCAAGATCACTTTGATGGTGAAGATGCTGAAAAAAAGATTTTACCAGTGCTTATGCACGGTGATGCTGCTTTCGCAGGACAAGGTGTTGTTGCCGAGACTTTAAATATGTCTCAGTTGGAAGGTTACAAAACAGGTGGAACCGTTCATATCATCATCAACAACCAGATTGGTTTTACGACTCTTCCAAAAGATGGTCGTTCTACTGAATATGCTTCTGATTTATCGAAAATGATTCTAGCGCCTATCTTCCACGTGAATGGAGATAAGCCTGAAGCGGCTGTTCACGCTATTCAAATGGCATTAGACTACCGCCAGAAGTTTGGTAAAGATGTAATCATCGATCTTATTGGATACCGTAAGCACGGTCACAACGAAGGTGATGAGCCTGCGTTCACACAGCCAGGTATGTATAAAGAAATTAACGACCACCCACCGGTGCGTGACCTTTATACTGAACACTTAGTGAAGAACAATGAGCTTACTGAAGAAGAAACGAAGCAAATCTTTGATGAGTTCGACAAACTACTTCAAGAAGCATTCGAAGACGCTAAGAAGTCACCAAATGTAGACATCACTGATGACCTCATCGATCGCACAGAAACGAAGCAAACGAACCGAATTGAATTCCCTGACACCACCTACCCTGTAGATGAGTTAAAGGATATTGCTGTTAAGATTAATACGGTTCCTAAAGACTTCGATGCGAATCCTAAATTACTTCGTCAGCTAGCTAAGCGTGCTGAAGTAGTAGATAAAAATGAAAAGAAAATCGACTGGGGCTTTGCGGAAGCACTCGCGTTTGGTTCACTTCTTAAATCTGGACGCACAATTCGTCTTACAGGACAAGATGTGGAACGTGGGACCTTCTCGCATAGACATGCCGTACTACACGGAACAGAAACGAGCCAGACTTTTACCCCACTCAATAACCTAGCCGAAGATCAAGGATTCTTCCATATTCATAACAGTTTGTTATCAGAGTATGCTGCCATGGGCTTCGAGTTTGGGTACAGTGCTCAAGAGAAAAATGCACTTGTAATCTGGGAAGCTCAGTTTGGTGATTTCGTGAATGGTGCTCAAATCATTATCGATCAGTTCTTGTCAGCTAGTGAAGCGAAATGGGGACAAACCACTTCTCTTGTACTGAACTTACCACATGGATATGAAGGACAAGGTCCTGAGCATTCATCGGCTCGCTTAGAACGATTCCTACAGCTTTGTGCGGAAGATAACATGCAGGTAATGAACCTCACTACCCCAGCACAGTACTTCCATATGCTTCGTAAGCAAACGCTTCAAGAAGCAAAGAAGCCCGTTGTACTCATGACGCCAAAGAGTCTGTTGAGACACCCAATGGCTACTTCGAATACTGAAGAGCTTGCTCAAGGGAAGTTCCAGCCATTCATCGCAGATGCGGATGTTAAAGAAGCTAAGCGATTGGTGATCTG